From the genome of Streptomyces sp. NBC_01116, one region includes:
- a CDS encoding PadR family transcriptional regulator, with amino-acid sequence MALDHAILVSLLEKPGSGYELARRFERSIGYFWTATHQQIYRVLGRMVTDGLLLVREVPQQSRPDKKEYSVTGPGRAALAAWLHKPIEPESLRHDLAVKIRGAAFDDPAALIREVERHHLVHRDRLAHYLAGELRDFTGPDAPAPADAGQELQHVVLRGGIAYERMTIAWLDDVLDTLDRLAAPDA; translated from the coding sequence ATGGCCCTCGACCACGCGATCCTCGTCTCCCTGCTGGAGAAGCCCGGCTCCGGCTATGAGCTGGCGCGGCGGTTCGAGCGGTCCATCGGGTACTTCTGGACCGCCACCCACCAGCAGATCTACCGCGTGCTCGGGCGGATGGTGACCGACGGCCTGCTGCTGGTCCGCGAGGTGCCGCAGCAGAGCCGGCCGGACAAGAAGGAGTACTCGGTCACCGGGCCCGGCCGCGCGGCCCTCGCCGCATGGCTGCACAAGCCGATCGAGCCCGAGAGCCTCCGGCACGACCTCGCCGTGAAGATCCGGGGCGCGGCCTTCGACGACCCGGCCGCCCTGATCCGCGAGGTCGAGCGGCACCACCTAGTCCACCGGGACCGGCTCGCGCACTACCTCGCCGGGGAACTGCGCGACTTCACCGGGCCCGACGCCCCCGCGCCCGCGGACGCGGGCCAGGAGCTCCAGCACGTCGTGCTGCGCGGCGGCATCGCGTACGAGCGCATGACGATCGCCTGGCTCGACGACGTACTCGACACCCTCGACCGGCTCGCGGCTCCGGACGCCTGA
- a CDS encoding cation:proton antiporter, which yields MTITTEGAVYGCLGIGALLAAVLPRLLSRLPVSVPIVFLAAGVALYLTPLPLPEIDPVADRLWVHHLSELCVIVSLMGAGLAINRPFGWRPWASAWRLLGLAMPLTIGATALAVWGLLGWPVSVALLVAAVLAPTDPVLASEVRVGEPSAEKNDEDEVRFALTSEAGLNDGLAFPFVLAAIALAAAGESWTGGWLRHWVWSDVLVRTSVGVAAGLAIGLLLGRLLFRSRAGSLRLAEQGEGFVALAATFLAYGLTEALHGYGFLAVFVTACTLRRSEHSHGYHQVMHAFVEQIERLLMALLLFGVGAYVASGGLAALTWRGAAVGVLLHLLIRPAAGLLAQLRGPGRPKERAAVAFFGIRGIGSLFYLAYAFGEGDFGPLEREIWAVVVFAVLISVVVHGVAAAPVTSYLDRRSAESSRRDARTGPGPGSG from the coding sequence GTGACGATCACCACCGAGGGCGCGGTGTACGGGTGCCTCGGCATCGGGGCCCTCCTCGCCGCGGTGCTGCCCCGGCTGCTCTCCCGTCTGCCGGTCTCCGTGCCGATCGTCTTCCTGGCCGCCGGAGTGGCCCTCTACCTGACGCCGCTGCCGCTGCCGGAGATCGACCCGGTCGCCGACCGCCTCTGGGTGCACCACCTCAGCGAGCTCTGTGTGATCGTCTCGCTGATGGGAGCGGGGCTGGCCATCAACCGCCCCTTCGGGTGGAGGCCCTGGGCCTCTGCCTGGCGGCTCCTCGGGCTGGCGATGCCCCTGACGATCGGGGCGACGGCGCTGGCCGTGTGGGGACTGCTCGGCTGGCCGGTGTCCGTGGCGCTCCTGGTGGCCGCGGTCCTCGCGCCGACGGACCCCGTGCTCGCCTCCGAGGTGCGCGTGGGGGAGCCGTCCGCCGAGAAGAACGACGAGGACGAGGTCCGCTTCGCGCTGACGAGCGAGGCCGGACTCAATGACGGCCTCGCCTTTCCGTTCGTCCTCGCGGCCATCGCGCTGGCCGCCGCGGGGGAGAGCTGGACCGGGGGCTGGCTGAGGCACTGGGTCTGGAGCGACGTGCTCGTACGGACCTCCGTGGGTGTGGCGGCGGGCCTCGCTATCGGCCTCCTGCTGGGGCGGCTGCTCTTCCGGTCCCGCGCCGGATCGCTGCGGCTCGCCGAACAGGGCGAGGGGTTCGTGGCGCTGGCGGCGACCTTCCTGGCCTACGGCCTCACCGAGGCTCTGCACGGCTACGGCTTCCTCGCGGTCTTCGTCACCGCGTGCACCCTGCGCCGGTCGGAGCACAGCCACGGCTACCACCAGGTGATGCACGCCTTCGTCGAGCAGATCGAACGCCTGCTGATGGCCCTGCTGCTGTTCGGCGTGGGCGCCTATGTGGCCTCGGGCGGACTGGCCGCGCTCACCTGGAGGGGTGCGGCGGTCGGCGTGCTGCTGCACCTCCTCATCCGCCCGGCCGCCGGCCTGCTCGCCCAGCTGCGGGGCCCGGGCCGGCCGAAGGAGCGCGCGGCCGTCGCCTTCTTCGGGATCCGGGGCATCGGCTCGCTCTTCTATCTCGCCTACGCCTTCGGGGAGGGGGACTTCGGCCCGTTGGAGAGGGAGATATGGGCGGTCGTCGTCTTCGCCGTCCTGATCTCCGTGGTGGTCCACGGGGTAGCGGCGGCCCCGGTGACCTCCTACCTCGACCGCCGCTCGGCCGAGTCCTCCCGACGCGATGCCCGCACGGGCCCCGGCCCCGGGAGCGGGTGA
- a CDS encoding CocE/NonD family hydrolase yields the protein MRFVENLPYETGEEDHVTITMADGVRLSARIWRPTSSDGDPVPAVVECIPYRKNDLTSTRDAIHHPYIAGHGYACVRVDLRGTGESEGVLLDEYLEQEQSDAEEVLAWVAAQPWCDGSTGMMGISWGAFAALQTAARRPESLKAIVIASFTDNRYADDMHYLGGAMLSDNLAEAGTMFAYATCPPDPALVGERWRDMWRERLEAARPWVLEWLRHPRRDAYWQHASLNEDYARLRCPVLASSGWADGYSNAVTRLLANVDVPRKGLIGPWSHTLPHLGEPGPAIGYLQEVVAWWDHWLKGVDNGVMDGPMLRTWMQDSVPPSTSYQERPGRWVAEPSWPSPRVTEVVHPLRGSVIVTADAAEAAPPGRDRTVRSPLSVGQFAGKWASYNAPPDLPYDQREEDGGSLVFETEPLAERLEILGSPSVALEVSASAPVAQITARISDVAPDGSATRVTYGVLNLTHRESDEHPEPLEPGRRCRVRIPLNGVAQAFPPGHRVRLSLSTSYWPLVWPAPEPVLLTVHEDGGALTLPVRPIEEPDGMPQADFGEPEGCRPPPVTRLTEPEQAWNVSRSLVDYHSALDIVKDRGMQRYEENGIEVGLRACEKYTSVADDFTSPSARSAWTMRFSRPGWDVRVETSTVLTADADAFTVDATLDGYEGGRRVFSRTWNETVPRDLA from the coding sequence ATGCGATTCGTCGAGAACCTTCCGTACGAGACGGGGGAAGAGGACCATGTCACCATCACCATGGCGGACGGGGTGCGCCTGTCGGCCAGGATCTGGCGGCCCACCTCCTCCGACGGGGACCCGGTCCCCGCTGTCGTGGAGTGCATCCCCTACCGCAAGAACGACCTCACCTCGACCCGCGACGCCATCCACCATCCGTACATCGCGGGCCACGGCTACGCCTGCGTACGCGTGGACCTGCGAGGGACGGGGGAGTCGGAGGGCGTGCTCCTGGACGAGTACCTGGAGCAGGAGCAGAGCGATGCCGAAGAGGTGCTGGCCTGGGTCGCCGCGCAGCCCTGGTGCGACGGGAGCACCGGCATGATGGGCATCTCCTGGGGCGCCTTCGCCGCGCTCCAGACGGCGGCCCGGCGCCCCGAGAGCCTGAAGGCCATCGTCATCGCCTCGTTCACCGACAACCGGTACGCGGACGACATGCACTACCTCGGCGGCGCCATGCTCTCCGACAACCTCGCCGAGGCCGGGACCATGTTCGCGTACGCCACCTGCCCGCCCGACCCCGCCCTCGTGGGGGAGCGGTGGCGCGACATGTGGCGGGAGCGGCTGGAGGCCGCCCGCCCCTGGGTCCTGGAATGGCTCCGCCACCCGCGCCGCGACGCCTACTGGCAGCACGCCTCCCTCAACGAGGACTATGCGCGGCTGCGCTGCCCCGTCCTCGCCTCCAGCGGCTGGGCGGACGGCTACTCCAACGCCGTCACCCGGCTCCTGGCCAACGTGGACGTCCCCCGCAAGGGACTGATCGGACCCTGGTCCCACACCCTGCCGCACCTCGGCGAGCCCGGTCCGGCCATCGGCTACCTCCAGGAAGTCGTCGCGTGGTGGGACCACTGGCTCAAGGGCGTCGACAACGGGGTGATGGACGGGCCGATGCTCCGGACCTGGATGCAGGACAGCGTCCCGCCTTCCACCTCGTACCAGGAGCGCCCCGGCCGCTGGGTCGCCGAGCCCTCCTGGCCCTCGCCGCGGGTCACGGAAGTGGTGCACCCGCTGCGCGGCTCCGTCATCGTGACGGCGGACGCGGCGGAGGCGGCCCCGCCCGGCCGTGACCGTACGGTCCGGTCGCCGCTCTCCGTCGGCCAGTTCGCCGGCAAGTGGGCCTCGTACAACGCCCCGCCCGACCTGCCCTACGACCAGCGCGAGGAGGACGGCGGCTCCCTGGTCTTCGAGACCGAACCGCTCGCCGAGCGCCTGGAGATCCTCGGCTCGCCCTCCGTCGCCCTGGAGGTCTCCGCCTCCGCCCCGGTCGCCCAGATCACGGCCAGGATCTCCGACGTCGCCCCCGACGGCAGCGCCACCCGGGTGACGTACGGCGTGCTGAACCTGACCCACCGCGAGAGCGACGAGCACCCCGAACCACTGGAGCCCGGCCGGCGCTGCCGGGTCCGCATCCCGCTGAACGGGGTCGCGCAGGCGTTCCCGCCCGGCCACCGCGTCCGGCTCTCCCTCTCGACCTCGTACTGGCCCCTGGTGTGGCCGGCGCCGGAACCCGTCCTGCTCACCGTCCACGAGGACGGCGGTGCGCTGACTCTTCCCGTACGCCCCATCGAGGAGCCCGACGGCATGCCCCAGGCGGACTTCGGGGAGCCGGAAGGCTGCCGGCCGCCCCCCGTCACCCGGCTGACCGAGCCCGAGCAGGCGTGGAACGTCTCCAGGAGCCTGGTGGACTACCACTCGGCCCTCGACATCGTGAAGGACCGGGGCATGCAGCGGTACGAGGAGAACGGCATCGAGGTGGGGCTGCGGGCCTGCGAGAAGTACACGTCCGTGGCCGACGACTTCACCTCCCCGAGCGCCCGGTCCGCGTGGACCATGCGGTTCTCCAGGCCCGGCTGGGACGTCCGGGTCGAGACGAGCACCGTCCTGACGGCGGACGCGGACGCGTTCACCGTCGACGCCACGCTGGACGGTTACGAGGGCGGTCGGCGGGTCTTCTCCCGCACCTGGAACGAGACCGTTCCCCGGGATCTGGCCTGA
- a CDS encoding acetyl-CoA carboxylase biotin carboxylase subunit family protein — MSRDQRKNIFIIGMDEANLRTLEAVPDARHHRLHPLLSVKELQEDETTVDELLTRARAVLDAHEGGIDAIVGYWDFPVSTLVPLLSREYGTTSTSLESVVKCEHKYWSRLEQQKVTDAYPRFGRVDLDSDDPRPPDGVNFPMWLKPALAYSSELAFGVSDMTEFRSAVTEIREGIARVGKPFEAILDLLELPPEMAGVGGQVCLAEEAMTGIQVAVEGYVHRGEVTVYGVLDSINYPGSSSFLRHQYPSTLPAPVIQRLHEVSERTMRQIGMDAATFSIEYFYDPKTADISLLEINPRHSQSHAEMFDFVDGVPNHHRMFRLALGGDPSLPPGGGRYKVAAKWYYRWFGEGRVHQVPTAEDIAAIEREIPGVRIDMVPSEGQRLSSVKGQDSYSYELAHIFTGGDDEDDLRRKFDACVAALGLSFDETRPGGHGRNSS; from the coding sequence GTGTCCCGGGATCAGCGCAAGAACATCTTCATCATCGGAATGGACGAGGCGAACCTGCGAACGCTGGAGGCCGTTCCGGACGCCCGCCACCACCGCCTCCACCCCCTGCTCAGCGTCAAGGAGCTGCAGGAGGACGAGACCACCGTCGACGAGCTGCTGACCCGCGCCCGCGCCGTCCTCGACGCGCACGAGGGAGGCATCGACGCGATCGTCGGCTACTGGGACTTCCCCGTGAGCACTCTCGTACCCCTGCTGAGCAGGGAGTACGGCACGACGAGCACCAGCCTGGAATCCGTCGTCAAGTGCGAGCACAAGTACTGGAGCCGGCTGGAGCAGCAGAAGGTCACCGACGCGTACCCCCGCTTCGGCCGGGTGGACCTGGACAGCGACGATCCGCGACCGCCGGACGGCGTGAACTTCCCCATGTGGCTCAAGCCCGCCCTGGCCTACTCCTCCGAGCTGGCGTTCGGCGTCTCGGACATGACGGAGTTCCGGTCGGCGGTCACGGAGATACGCGAGGGCATAGCCCGGGTGGGGAAGCCTTTCGAGGCCATACTCGACCTTCTGGAACTCCCGCCGGAAATGGCGGGGGTCGGCGGGCAGGTCTGTCTGGCCGAAGAGGCCATGACGGGTATCCAGGTGGCTGTCGAGGGATACGTCCACCGCGGCGAGGTCACCGTCTACGGCGTGCTCGACTCGATCAACTACCCCGGCTCCTCGTCCTTCCTGCGCCACCAGTATCCGAGCACCCTCCCGGCCCCGGTGATCCAACGGCTGCACGAGGTCAGCGAACGCACCATGCGGCAGATCGGCATGGACGCGGCGACCTTCAGCATCGAGTACTTCTACGACCCGAAGACCGCCGACATCAGCCTGCTGGAGATCAACCCCCGGCACTCCCAGTCGCACGCGGAGATGTTCGACTTCGTCGACGGCGTGCCCAACCACCATCGGATGTTCCGGCTCGCCCTGGGCGGCGACCCGTCCCTGCCGCCCGGCGGCGGCCGCTACAAGGTGGCCGCCAAGTGGTACTACCGCTGGTTCGGCGAGGGCCGGGTCCACCAGGTGCCGACCGCCGAGGACATCGCCGCCATCGAGCGGGAGATCCCGGGCGTCCGGATCGACATGGTCCCCTCCGAGGGGCAGCGGCTCTCCTCGGTCAAGGGCCAGGACAGCTACAGCTACGAACTCGCCCACATCTTCACCGGCGGGGACGACGAGGACGACCTGCGCCGCAAGTTCGACGCCTGCGTCGCCGCCCTCGGCCTGAGCTTCGACGAGACGCGACCGGGCGGGCACGGCCGGAATTCTTCGTGA
- a CDS encoding GAF and ANTAR domain-containing protein has translation MTDRPVAEAPDTTALLLDTASLDEFLRALARSALALVEEADGCGITLERLGRPVTVSSVGASATKLDEAQYGQDDGPCLQAMRTGREVSVPDTLRESRWADYPAYAAVCGARSSLSLPIAPHSHTAGALNLYAPVPHAFDTVDLTALRLLTAQATGAIALAQRIADTEEFAADLEAALRSRTVIDQAIGVVVGQQRCTPEKAFDVLRTASQHRNIKLRELCAELISSITGEAPPEGRIRPRA, from the coding sequence ATGACTGACAGGCCCGTGGCCGAGGCGCCGGACACGACCGCGCTGCTCCTGGATACGGCGTCGCTGGACGAGTTCCTGCGCGCCCTCGCCCGCAGCGCCCTCGCCCTGGTGGAGGAGGCCGACGGCTGTGGCATCACGCTGGAGCGGCTCGGGCGTCCCGTCACCGTGTCCAGCGTGGGGGCCAGCGCCACGAAGCTGGACGAGGCCCAGTACGGGCAGGACGACGGCCCCTGCCTCCAGGCGATGCGCACCGGCCGCGAGGTCAGCGTGCCCGACACCCTGCGGGAGAGCCGCTGGGCCGACTACCCCGCCTACGCCGCCGTCTGCGGAGCCCGCTCCTCGCTGTCGTTGCCGATCGCGCCGCACAGCCACACGGCCGGGGCCCTCAACCTGTACGCGCCCGTTCCGCACGCCTTCGACACGGTCGACCTGACGGCGCTGAGGCTGCTCACCGCACAGGCGACCGGGGCGATCGCGCTGGCCCAACGCATAGCGGACACCGAGGAGTTCGCCGCGGACCTGGAGGCCGCCCTGCGCTCACGCACCGTCATCGACCAGGCGATCGGCGTGGTCGTCGGGCAGCAGCGCTGCACCCCGGAGAAGGCGTTCGACGTCCTGCGCACCGCCTCGCAGCACCGCAACATCAAACTGCGCGAACTCTGCGCCGAGTTGATATCCAGCATCACCGGCGAGGCCCCGCCCGAAGGGCGCATCCGGCCCCGGGCCTGA
- a CDS encoding STAS domain-containing protein: MFLLSYHLDAAHLVVELGTVVDLDNEAAIEREIVRLLPCCGPRAIIVDIRTPLLTPRALGLLLRVRGQAEERGVSMAVVAGYEKAREVLSAAGLHRVLRVASSLPGAELRNRGCRPVPEASRNGKPGDRRSAPQTAGASQRPLGPYADTSRPRFPGEG; the protein is encoded by the coding sequence ATGTTCCTGCTCAGCTATCACCTCGACGCCGCGCACCTGGTCGTGGAACTCGGCACCGTGGTCGACCTCGACAACGAGGCGGCGATCGAGCGCGAGATCGTCCGTCTGCTCCCGTGCTGCGGGCCCCGGGCGATCATCGTGGACATCCGCACCCCCCTGCTCACCCCTCGCGCCCTCGGGCTCCTCCTGCGGGTACGGGGCCAGGCCGAGGAGCGCGGCGTCTCGATGGCGGTGGTGGCCGGGTACGAGAAGGCCCGAGAGGTGCTGAGCGCCGCCGGCCTCCACCGCGTCCTGCGGGTCGCCTCCTCCCTCCCGGGCGCGGAGCTGCGCAACCGGGGGTGCCGGCCGGTGCCCGAGGCGTCCCGGAACGGGAAGCCCGGCGACCGGCGGAGCGCGCCGCAGACCGCCGGGGCCTCGCAGCGTCCGCTCGGCCCGTACGCCGACACCTCGCGGCCCCGTTTCCCCGGGGAGGGCTGA
- a CDS encoding GAF and ANTAR domain-containing protein: MTDDGGLTPGPPDLVSLLLETDTLDDFLRALARSALLMSPTADGCGVTLERENRPLTVASAGISAPPLDEAQYGQDDGPCLEALREGHEVDVSDMRVEDRWNGYPAFAVAAGALSSLSLPIAAHSHTAGALNLYSPKENGFADADLSGLRALAAQATGAVALAQRLSDTRTFTADLEAALQSRAVIDQAAGIVMNQRRCGPEEALRTLRTASQHRNVKLRDLCAQLVGSVSGTPATGGPGLRPRP, from the coding sequence ATGACCGATGACGGAGGGCTCACGCCGGGGCCGCCCGACCTCGTCTCCCTCCTGCTGGAGACGGACACGCTGGACGACTTCCTCCGGGCGCTGGCCCGGAGCGCCCTGCTCATGTCCCCCACGGCCGACGGCTGCGGGGTGACTCTGGAGCGTGAGAACCGCCCCCTCACCGTGGCCAGCGCGGGCATCAGCGCCCCACCGCTGGACGAGGCCCAGTACGGGCAGGACGACGGCCCTTGTCTGGAGGCGCTGCGCGAGGGGCACGAGGTCGATGTGAGCGACATGCGGGTGGAGGACCGGTGGAACGGCTACCCCGCCTTCGCGGTCGCCGCCGGGGCCCTGTCGTCGCTGTCCCTGCCGATCGCGGCCCACTCCCACACGGCGGGCGCCCTGAATCTCTACTCGCCCAAGGAGAACGGCTTCGCGGACGCCGATCTGAGCGGGCTGCGCGCCCTCGCCGCCCAGGCGACGGGGGCTGTCGCGCTCGCCCAGCGGCTCTCGGACACCCGGACCTTCACCGCCGACCTGGAGGCCGCCCTCCAGTCACGCGCCGTGATCGACCAGGCGGCCGGGATCGTCATGAACCAGCGCCGCTGCGGCCCGGAAGAGGCACTCAGGACCCTGCGCACCGCGTCGCAGCACCGCAATGTGAAACTCCGCGACCTCTGTGCGCAGTTGGTCGGCAGCGTCTCCGGCACCCCTGCGACCGGCGGCCCCGGTCTGCGCCCCCGTCCGTGA
- a CDS encoding plasmid stabilization protein: MPAGSSKKRERQYEHIKESQEEQGASKGRAKEIAARTVNKQRARSGESRTASRTSTQDAKSAYERGGERSHKGAQGPTKDQLYAEARKKNIDGRSSMNKEELRKALGR; this comes from the coding sequence ATGCCGGCCGGATCCAGCAAGAAGCGTGAGCGGCAGTACGAGCACATCAAGGAGAGCCAGGAGGAACAGGGCGCGTCGAAGGGTCGTGCGAAGGAGATCGCGGCCCGGACCGTCAACAAGCAGCGCGCCCGGTCCGGCGAGTCGAGGACGGCGAGCAGGACGTCGACGCAGGACGCGAAGTCCGCCTACGAACGCGGCGGCGAACGCTCCCACAAGGGCGCGCAGGGTCCCACGAAGGACCAGCTGTACGCGGAGGCGAGGAAGAAGAACATCGACGGGCGTTCCTCCATGAACAAGGAAGAGCTCCGCAAGGCCCTCGGACGCTGA
- a CDS encoding DUF5709 domain-containing protein, with the protein MPADARGDDVYQPQDDDGRIPPNDELDLENTLGERDLDDQMEEGYSPPERPLGVTKFGTTGAEERRGESLDQRLAQEVDDVEQPVGDGIGDLAEGEGEPREGSTVEPRAGRLSGADDATGRENDVYAEDVGIDGGAASAEEAAVHVTDEADIQGGEA; encoded by the coding sequence ATGCCCGCAGACGCACGCGGCGACGATGTGTACCAGCCGCAGGACGACGACGGCCGGATTCCGCCGAACGATGAGCTCGACCTGGAGAACACGCTCGGCGAACGGGATCTGGACGACCAGATGGAAGAGGGCTACAGCCCTCCCGAACGCCCCCTGGGGGTGACCAAGTTCGGCACGACGGGGGCGGAGGAGCGCCGCGGCGAATCGCTGGACCAGCGGCTCGCCCAGGAGGTCGACGATGTGGAGCAGCCCGTCGGCGACGGCATCGGCGACCTCGCCGAGGGCGAGGGAGAGCCCCGGGAAGGGTCCACCGTCGAGCCCCGGGCAGGCCGGCTCAGTGGCGCGGACGACGCGACCGGGCGGGAGAACGACGTCTACGCCGAGGACGTGGGCATCGACGGCGGCGCCGCCTCGGCGGAGGAAGCGGCCGTGCATGTCACGGACGAGGCGGACATCCAGGGGGGCGAAGCCTGA
- a CDS encoding SigB/SigF/SigG family RNA polymerase sigma factor has translation MQAAAAPGPDHATGPRSPDRAFQRLRALPPGPERDALRDETICTWLPMAHRIATRFRNRGEAMDDLRQVAAMGLVKAVDRYDPERGKAFETYAVPTVTGELKRHFRDHTWDVHVPRRVQDLRNRVRVARRELAQRSGAGAPTCADLASATGLGEEDVLLGLEALESYSAISLDAEPAGVEGGSPLADRLGSCDAALDVAVDREAVKPGLRGLPERERTILYLRYFQDMTQVRIAEQLGISQMHVSRLLSQSCERVRDGVLQGAP, from the coding sequence ATGCAGGCTGCAGCCGCCCCCGGTCCCGACCACGCCACGGGCCCCCGGTCGCCCGACCGGGCGTTCCAGCGGCTCCGGGCGCTTCCTCCGGGGCCCGAGCGGGACGCGCTGCGCGACGAGACGATCTGCACCTGGCTCCCGATGGCCCACCGGATCGCCACCCGCTTCCGTAACCGCGGCGAAGCCATGGACGATCTGCGGCAGGTGGCCGCGATGGGGCTCGTCAAGGCGGTGGACCGCTACGACCCGGAGCGGGGCAAGGCCTTCGAGACCTATGCCGTACCCACCGTCACCGGGGAACTGAAGCGGCACTTCCGTGACCACACCTGGGACGTCCATGTCCCGCGCCGCGTCCAGGACCTCCGCAACCGGGTGCGGGTGGCCCGGCGCGAGCTGGCGCAGAGGAGTGGGGCCGGGGCCCCGACCTGTGCCGACCTCGCCTCGGCCACCGGGCTCGGCGAGGAGGACGTGCTGCTGGGTCTGGAGGCCCTGGAGAGCTACAGCGCCATCTCGCTGGACGCCGAGCCCGCGGGCGTCGAGGGCGGCTCGCCCTTGGCCGACCGGCTGGGCTCCTGCGACGCGGCGCTGGACGTCGCCGTCGACCGCGAGGCCGTCAAGCCGGGGCTGCGGGGGCTTCCCGAGCGGGAGCGGACCATCCTGTACCTCCGCTACTTCCAGGACATGACCCAGGTCCGGATCGCCGAGCAGTTGGGCATTTCGCAGATGCACGTGTCGCGGCTGCTCAGTCAGTCCTGCGAGCGGGTGCGCGACGGAGTGCTCCAGGGAGCCCCCTGA
- a CDS encoding iron-containing redox enzyme family protein codes for MTTPATDPRGTISRESPAAPPGLPRARGPLSESVLAVLTGAGTRLPPAGAVHASDPYGDDLHLLLYVLYELHYRGFDGVDERLEWDPALLGVRAAAEDVFLDALRRDSGPGGKDVAKAVDALQLEPVGDDGHSVSHHLQREGELWQLREYAAVRSLYHLKEADPHLWVVPRLRGRAKAGMVAIEFDEFGAGRAENIHAQLFADLMTDLGLDARYGRYLDAAPAQALATVNLMSLFGLHRRLRGALVGHFATVEITSSPGSRRLAEALRRAGAGTAAQRFYDEHVEADAVHEQVVRHEVIGGLLEDEPALAADIVLGIEATGHLEGLLGDHLLAAWREGRSALRTPLTRP; via the coding sequence GTGACGACACCGGCCACCGATCCCCGTGGAACCATCTCCCGCGAGAGCCCCGCGGCCCCTCCCGGGCTTCCCCGGGCCCGCGGGCCCCTGAGCGAGAGCGTCCTCGCCGTGCTGACGGGCGCCGGCACCCGCCTGCCCCCGGCCGGCGCGGTCCACGCCTCCGACCCGTACGGGGACGACCTGCACCTGCTCCTGTACGTCCTGTACGAGCTCCACTACCGGGGGTTCGACGGCGTGGACGAGCGCCTGGAGTGGGACCCCGCCCTGCTCGGCGTGCGCGCGGCCGCCGAGGACGTCTTCCTGGATGCCCTGCGCCGTGACAGCGGCCCGGGCGGGAAGGACGTGGCAAAGGCGGTCGACGCGCTCCAGCTGGAACCCGTCGGGGACGACGGCCACAGCGTCAGCCACCACCTCCAGCGGGAGGGGGAGCTGTGGCAACTGCGCGAATACGCGGCCGTGCGCTCCCTCTACCACCTCAAGGAGGCCGATCCGCATCTGTGGGTGGTGCCCAGGCTCCGGGGCCGGGCGAAGGCGGGCATGGTCGCCATCGAGTTCGACGAGTTCGGAGCGGGCCGGGCCGAGAACATCCACGCCCAGCTCTTCGCCGACCTGATGACCGACCTCGGCCTCGACGCCCGCTACGGCCGCTACCTCGACGCCGCGCCCGCGCAGGCCCTGGCCACCGTCAACCTGATGTCCCTGTTCGGGCTCCACCGGCGGCTGCGCGGCGCGCTGGTCGGGCACTTCGCCACCGTGGAGATCACCTCGTCCCCCGGATCGAGGAGGCTGGCCGAGGCACTGCGCCGGGCGGGCGCCGGAACCGCGGCCCAGCGGTTCTACGACGAGCACGTGGAAGCCGACGCGGTCCACGAACAGGTGGTGCGCCACGAGGTGATCGGCGGCCTGCTGGAGGACGAGCCCGCTCTGGCGGCCGACATCGTCCTGGGCATCGAGGCGACCGGCCACCTGGAGGGCCTCCTCGGGGACCACCTGCTGGCCGCGTGGCGCGAGGGGCGCTCCGCCCTGCGCACACCGCTGACGCGGCCCTGA
- a CDS encoding CDGSH iron-sulfur domain-containing protein — protein sequence MVLNREGPILVEGPVEVVGDDGTTARSDRFVVAICTCRRSRAHPWCDTSHRRRRDLAGPSGAAPPRDRRPQDGEEETRP from the coding sequence GTGGTGCTGAACCGGGAAGGCCCCATCCTGGTGGAAGGGCCGGTCGAGGTCGTGGGCGACGACGGTACGACGGCCCGGTCCGACCGCTTCGTGGTCGCGATCTGCACCTGCCGCCGCAGCCGCGCCCACCCCTGGTGCGACACCAGCCACCGCCGCCGCCGCGACCTGGCCGGGCCCTCCGGGGCGGCCCCGCCCCGCGACCGACGGCCCCAGGACGGCGAGGAGGAGACCCGACCGTGA